In Bubalus bubalis isolate 160015118507 breed Murrah chromosome 3, NDDB_SH_1, whole genome shotgun sequence, a genomic segment contains:
- the EFCAB3 gene encoding EF-hand calcium-binding domain-containing protein 3 isoform X16, with translation MGSLQKLMKITDDTKDRVTGPMAVSEIKAKFKLNPLTKVPSFHSRRDKDLPGLLPCQLQHKERKLSPSQMRAFQDAYNFFNKDKTGCIDLHGMMCTLAKLGMNLMKHDVHNELRCADIDQDGKVNFSDFLKVLTDKNRFLKAVVPEKGTCLDLAGNPGILLFEILSKLIETSALPKKAISEIVSYFRRKFQETTSGMVWSPDTTGYGKRRFKPDICTPPSSSTAAFANAARIAIMKEKDLFKFLDELKKCNPPSDSPYSKIPIFPLFPNVDGVVMGKPFKDIQKLEMLKRKEPLNFFENYFFHKKDWKTQAANIKPVDPTSGYSTNILTIDQMLKRKQNWTVADAAAIKPHVKRATETYNLGIALEHRKQMLNLWRKIRGDLIGIESKNESFYDTFSTYTWSWNVCQELLSPKDLKLYDAHVNRNALHNSVFSSSSDISECDTDTGRKRKRKGFKGFRQ, from the exons ATGGGGTCTCtacagaaactaatgaaaatcaCAGATGATACCAAAG ACAGAGTTACTGGCCCTATGGCAGTTTctgaaattaaagcaaaatttaaacTGAATCCTTTAACAAAAGTACCCAGCTTCCACAGTAGGAG GGATAAAGATTTACCAGGACTACTGCCATGTCAATTACAGCACAAAGAAAGGAAGTTGAGCCCTTCACAAATGCGAG CTTTCCAAGATGCctacaatttctttaacaaggaTAAAACTGGCTGTATTGATTTACATGGAATGATGTGCACTTTAGCTAAGTTGGGAATGAATCTAATGAAGCACGATGTCCATAATGAATTAAGATGTGCTGATATTGATC AGGATGGGAAGGTGAACTTCTCAGACTTTTTAAAGGTGCTAACAGATAAGAACCGCTTCCTTAAGGCTGTGG TTCCAGAAAAGGGGACCTGTTTAGATTTAGCTGGCAACCCAGGGATCCTGTTGTTTGAAATCCTATCAAAGCTTATAGAGACTTCAGCCTTACCCAAAAAGGCAATATCGGAAATAGTAAG CTATTTCCGAAGAAAATTCCAGGAAACCACCTCAGGAATGGTGTGGAGCCCCGATACTACGGGTTATGGAAAAAGGAGATTTAAGCCAGACATATGCACACCTCCAAGCTCAAGCACAGCTGCCTTCGCTAATGCTGCTCGGATTgcaataatgaaagaaaaggatttatttaaatttcttgacGAGCTCAAGA aaTGCAATCCTCCTTCAGATAGCCCATATTCAAAAATACCcatctttccactgtttcctaatGTGGATGGAGTGGTAATGGGAAAGCCATTCAAGGACATACAGAAATTAGAAATGCTGAAGAGAAAGGAACCTCTGAATTTCTTTGAGAactattttttccataaaaaagactggaaaacaCAG gCAGCAAATATAAAACCTGTTGACCCTACCTCAGGCTACTCAACTAATATCCTCACCATTGATCAAATGCTCAAGAGAAAGCAGAACTGGACAGTGGCTGATGCAGCTGCTATTAAACCACAC GTAAAGAGAGCTACAGAAACCTATAATTTGGGGATTGCCCTTGAGCACCGGAAACAAATGCTCAACCTCTGGCGGAAGATTCGAGGAGATTTGATTGGAATAGAGAGTAAAAATGAGTCCTTTTATGACACCTTTTCTACTTATACATGGTCCTGGAATGTCTGCCAAGAATTACTTTCCCCGAAGGACCTAAAGTTATACGATGCCCACGTGAACAGGAATGCCCTCCACAACTCTGTATTCTCGTCCTCTTCAGATATCAGTGAATGTGACACAgacacaggaagaaaaagaaaacggaAAGGCTTCAAGGGCTTTCGACAATAA
- the EFCAB3 gene encoding EF-hand calcium-binding domain-containing protein 3 isoform X14, which translates to MKKLMPHLIFNEHGKVKVHSIMDGLKKIKRMGSLQKLMKITDDTKDRVTGPMAVSEIKAKFKLNPLTKVPSFHSRRDKDLPGLLPCQLQHKERKLSPSQMRAFQDAYNFFNKDKTGCIDLHGMMCTLAKLGMNLMKHDVHNELRCADIDQDGKVNFSDFLKVLTDKNRFLKAVVPEKGTCLDLAGNPGILLFEILSKLIETSALPKKAISEIVSYFRRKFQETTSGMVWSPDTTGYGKRRFKPDICTPPSSSTAAFANAARIAIMKEKDLFKFLDELKKCNPPSDSPYSKIPIFPLFPNVDGVVMGKPFKDIQKLEMLKRKEPLNFFENYFFHKKDWKTQAANIKPVDPTSGYSTNILTIDQMLKRKQNWTVADAAAIKPHVKRATETYNLGIALEHRKQMLNLWRKIRGDLIGIESKNESFYDTFSTYTWSWNVCQELLSPKDLKLYDAHVNRNALHNSVFSSSSDISECDTDTGRKRKRKGFKGFRQ; encoded by the exons AACATGGGAAGGTTAAAGTGCATTCAATAATGGATGGCCTGAAGAAGATTAAAC GAATGGGGTCTCtacagaaactaatgaaaatcaCAGATGATACCAAAG ACAGAGTTACTGGCCCTATGGCAGTTTctgaaattaaagcaaaatttaaacTGAATCCTTTAACAAAAGTACCCAGCTTCCACAGTAGGAG GGATAAAGATTTACCAGGACTACTGCCATGTCAATTACAGCACAAAGAAAGGAAGTTGAGCCCTTCACAAATGCGAG CTTTCCAAGATGCctacaatttctttaacaaggaTAAAACTGGCTGTATTGATTTACATGGAATGATGTGCACTTTAGCTAAGTTGGGAATGAATCTAATGAAGCACGATGTCCATAATGAATTAAGATGTGCTGATATTGATC AGGATGGGAAGGTGAACTTCTCAGACTTTTTAAAGGTGCTAACAGATAAGAACCGCTTCCTTAAGGCTGTGG TTCCAGAAAAGGGGACCTGTTTAGATTTAGCTGGCAACCCAGGGATCCTGTTGTTTGAAATCCTATCAAAGCTTATAGAGACTTCAGCCTTACCCAAAAAGGCAATATCGGAAATAGTAAG CTATTTCCGAAGAAAATTCCAGGAAACCACCTCAGGAATGGTGTGGAGCCCCGATACTACGGGTTATGGAAAAAGGAGATTTAAGCCAGACATATGCACACCTCCAAGCTCAAGCACAGCTGCCTTCGCTAATGCTGCTCGGATTgcaataatgaaagaaaaggatttatttaaatttcttgacGAGCTCAAGA aaTGCAATCCTCCTTCAGATAGCCCATATTCAAAAATACCcatctttccactgtttcctaatGTGGATGGAGTGGTAATGGGAAAGCCATTCAAGGACATACAGAAATTAGAAATGCTGAAGAGAAAGGAACCTCTGAATTTCTTTGAGAactattttttccataaaaaagactggaaaacaCAG gCAGCAAATATAAAACCTGTTGACCCTACCTCAGGCTACTCAACTAATATCCTCACCATTGATCAAATGCTCAAGAGAAAGCAGAACTGGACAGTGGCTGATGCAGCTGCTATTAAACCACAC GTAAAGAGAGCTACAGAAACCTATAATTTGGGGATTGCCCTTGAGCACCGGAAACAAATGCTCAACCTCTGGCGGAAGATTCGAGGAGATTTGATTGGAATAGAGAGTAAAAATGAGTCCTTTTATGACACCTTTTCTACTTATACATGGTCCTGGAATGTCTGCCAAGAATTACTTTCCCCGAAGGACCTAAAGTTATACGATGCCCACGTGAACAGGAATGCCCTCCACAACTCTGTATTCTCGTCCTCTTCAGATATCAGTGAATGTGACACAgacacaggaagaaaaagaaaacggaAAGGCTTCAAGGGCTTTCGACAATAA
- the EFCAB3 gene encoding EF-hand calcium-binding domain-containing protein 3 isoform X15: MDGLKKIKRMGSLQKLMKITDDTKDRVTGPMAVSEIKAKFKLNPLTKVPSFHSRRDKDLPGLLPCQLQHKERKLSPSQMRAFQDAYNFFNKDKTGCIDLHGMMCTLAKLGMNLMKHDVHNELRCADIDQDGKVNFSDFLKVLTDKNRFLKAVVPEKGTCLDLAGNPGILLFEILSKLIETSALPKKAISEIVSYFRRKFQETTSGMVWSPDTTGYGKRRFKPDICTPPSSSTAAFANAARIAIMKEKDLFKFLDELKKCNPPSDSPYSKIPIFPLFPNVDGVVMGKPFKDIQKLEMLKRKEPLNFFENYFFHKKDWKTQAANIKPVDPTSGYSTNILTIDQMLKRKQNWTVADAAAIKPHVKRATETYNLGIALEHRKQMLNLWRKIRGDLIGIESKNESFYDTFSTYTWSWNVCQELLSPKDLKLYDAHVNRNALHNSVFSSSSDISECDTDTGRKRKRKGFKGFRQ; the protein is encoded by the exons ATGGATGGCCTGAAGAAGATTAAAC GAATGGGGTCTCtacagaaactaatgaaaatcaCAGATGATACCAAAG ACAGAGTTACTGGCCCTATGGCAGTTTctgaaattaaagcaaaatttaaacTGAATCCTTTAACAAAAGTACCCAGCTTCCACAGTAGGAG GGATAAAGATTTACCAGGACTACTGCCATGTCAATTACAGCACAAAGAAAGGAAGTTGAGCCCTTCACAAATGCGAG CTTTCCAAGATGCctacaatttctttaacaaggaTAAAACTGGCTGTATTGATTTACATGGAATGATGTGCACTTTAGCTAAGTTGGGAATGAATCTAATGAAGCACGATGTCCATAATGAATTAAGATGTGCTGATATTGATC AGGATGGGAAGGTGAACTTCTCAGACTTTTTAAAGGTGCTAACAGATAAGAACCGCTTCCTTAAGGCTGTGG TTCCAGAAAAGGGGACCTGTTTAGATTTAGCTGGCAACCCAGGGATCCTGTTGTTTGAAATCCTATCAAAGCTTATAGAGACTTCAGCCTTACCCAAAAAGGCAATATCGGAAATAGTAAG CTATTTCCGAAGAAAATTCCAGGAAACCACCTCAGGAATGGTGTGGAGCCCCGATACTACGGGTTATGGAAAAAGGAGATTTAAGCCAGACATATGCACACCTCCAAGCTCAAGCACAGCTGCCTTCGCTAATGCTGCTCGGATTgcaataatgaaagaaaaggatttatttaaatttcttgacGAGCTCAAGA aaTGCAATCCTCCTTCAGATAGCCCATATTCAAAAATACCcatctttccactgtttcctaatGTGGATGGAGTGGTAATGGGAAAGCCATTCAAGGACATACAGAAATTAGAAATGCTGAAGAGAAAGGAACCTCTGAATTTCTTTGAGAactattttttccataaaaaagactggaaaacaCAG gCAGCAAATATAAAACCTGTTGACCCTACCTCAGGCTACTCAACTAATATCCTCACCATTGATCAAATGCTCAAGAGAAAGCAGAACTGGACAGTGGCTGATGCAGCTGCTATTAAACCACAC GTAAAGAGAGCTACAGAAACCTATAATTTGGGGATTGCCCTTGAGCACCGGAAACAAATGCTCAACCTCTGGCGGAAGATTCGAGGAGATTTGATTGGAATAGAGAGTAAAAATGAGTCCTTTTATGACACCTTTTCTACTTATACATGGTCCTGGAATGTCTGCCAAGAATTACTTTCCCCGAAGGACCTAAAGTTATACGATGCCCACGTGAACAGGAATGCCCTCCACAACTCTGTATTCTCGTCCTCTTCAGATATCAGTGAATGTGACACAgacacaggaagaaaaagaaaacggaAAGGCTTCAAGGGCTTTCGACAATAA
- the LOC102400472 gene encoding LOW QUALITY PROTEIN: serine/threonine-protein phosphatase 2A 55 kDa regulatory subunit B beta isoform-like (The sequence of the model RefSeq protein was modified relative to this genomic sequence to represent the inferred CDS: inserted 1 base in 1 codon) codes for MNYLDEITYGNKADIISTVEFNHTGELLATGDKGGRVVVFQREQESKNQVHRRGAYNAYSTFQSHEPEFDYLKSLEIEEKINKIRWLPQQNAAYFLLSTNDKTVKLWKVSKRDKRPEGYNLKDEAGQLRDPATITTLRVPVLRPMDLMVEATPRRVFANVHAYHINSISVNSDYETYMSADDLRINLWNFEITNQGFNIVDIKPANMEELTEVITAAEXHAHHCNAFVYSSSKGIIRLCDMRASALCDWHTKFFEEPEDPSNRSFFSEIISSISDVKFSHSGRYIMTRDDLTVKVWDLNMENRPIETYQVHDYLRSKLCSLYENDCIFDKFECVWNGSDSVIMTGSYNNFFRMFDRNTKRDVTLEASRENSKPRVILKPRKVCMGGKRRKNGISVDSLDFSKKILHTAWHPSENIIAVAATNNLYIFQDKVN; via the exons ATGAATTATCTAGATGAAATCACCTATGGAAACAAAGCTGACATTATCTCTACGGTAGAATTCAACCACACGGGAGAATTACTAGCGACAGGGGACAAGGGGGGTCGGGTTGTAGTATTTCAACGAGAGCAGGAGAGTAAAAATCAGGTTCATCGTAGGGGTGCATACAATGCTTACAGCACATTCCAGAGCCATGAACCCGAGTTCGATTACCTGAAAAgtttagaaatagaagaaaaaatcaataaaataagatGGCTCCCTCAGCAGAATGCAGCCTACTTCCTTCTGTCTACTAATGATAAAACTGTGAAGCTGTGGAAAGTCAGCAAGCGTGATAAGAGGCCAGAAGGCTACAATCTGAAAGATGAGGCGGGCCAGCTGCGAGATCctgccaccatcaccaccttACGGGTGCCTGTCCTGAGACCCATGGACCTGATGGTGGAGGCCACCCCGCGAAGAGTATTTGCCAACGTGCACGCATATCATATCAACTCTATATCAGTCAACAGCGACTATGAAACCTACATGTCAGCTGATGACCTGAGAATTAACCTATGGAACTTTGAAATAACCAATCAGGGTTTTAATATCGTGGACATCAAGCCAGCCAACATGGAGGAGCTCACGGAGGTGATCACGGCGGCCG TCCACGCCCACCACTGCAACGCCTTCGTgtacagcagcagcaaagggataATCCGGCTGTGTGATATGCGGGCATCGGCGCTGTGTGACTGGCACACCAAGTTTTTTGAAGAGCCAGAAGATCCAAGCAACAGgtcatttttctctgaaattatcTCTTCAATTTCGGATGTGAAATTCAGCCACAGTGGGAGGTATATCATGACCAGAGACGATCTGACCGTCAAAGTCTGGGATCTCAACATGGAAAACCGCCCCATCGAGACTTACCAGGTTCATGACTACCTCCGCAGCAAGCTGTGCTCCCTCTACGAAAATGACTGCATTTTTGATAAATTTGAGTGTGTGTGGAATGGGTCAGACAGTGTCATCATGACAGGCTCCTACAACAACTTCTTCAGGATGTTTGACCGAAACACCAAACGCGATGTTACCCTTGAGGCCTCGAGGGAAAACAGCAAACCCCGAGTTATCCTAAAACCACGCAAAGTGTGCATGGGGGGCAAGCGGAGAAAAAATGGGATCAGTGTCGACAGTCTGGACTTTAGCAAAAAGATCTTGCATACAGCTTGGCATCCTTCAGAAAATATTATAGCAGTGGCGGCTACAAATAACCTATATATATTCCAGGACAAGGTTAACTAG